In one window of Leptidea sinapis chromosome 9, ilLepSina1.1, whole genome shotgun sequence DNA:
- the LOC126966001 gene encoding uncharacterized protein LOC126966001: MLLAVYLSSYFLIVSGSRGGRRGGSHQYPSTHGLSGTGYTHQQSTGGSGHTYPKGTGLSGNSAGNYHHKTEVHNHYHYNPPQQINYGSTYHPVYHGPPPVYVYEYRNSGSRFDSLLTGLALYNLGRMSAHSHDHSHYNEYRGTPGEICKMGISKPTGDYEETRIDCRLMSSFIWDVQPEKHETVSKIITTVNTSETISGNETVTVQNTTVVNALEVKGPSLKVTEGMDCFMIRDSRYSSYVKKRVDCALLQEYAMRSLRAYSDRVSPVLYISLCSLYFTIL; encoded by the coding sequence ATGTTGCTTGCCGTTTATTTGTCGAGTTATTTTCTTATTGTGTCGGGCAGTAGGGGCGGGAGACGCGGCGGCAGTCACCAATATCCGTCAACACATGGGTTGTCAGGCACCGGGTATACCCATCAACAATCAACAGGTGGGTCGGGACATACATACCCGAAAGGCACGGGTTTGTCTGGAAATTCCGCGGGAAATTATCACCATAAAACTGAAGTGCATAACCATTACCATTACAACCCGCCCCAGCAAATAAATTACGGTTCGACCTACCATCCCGTGTACCATGGACCGCCACCAGTTTACGTTTACGAGTACAGGAATTCAGGAAGTCGCTTCGACAGTTTATTAACAGGACTAGCCTTGTATAATTTAGGTCGAATGTCGGCACATAGCCATGACCATTCCCACTACAACGAATACAGAGGGACGCCGGGAGAAATTTGCAAGATGGGTATAAGTAAACCCACTGGAGATTATGAAGAAACGCGAATCGACTGTAGACTTATGTCCAGTTTCATTTGGGATGTACAACCAGAGAAACATGAGACTGTTTCCAAAATTATAACAACGGTAAACACAAGTGAGACAATTTCGGGCAACGAAACAGTTACCGTTCAAAACACGACAGTTGTAAATGCATTAGAAGTAAAAGGACCGTCGCTTAAAGTGACAGAAGGAATGGACTGTTTTATGATACGCGACTCCCGCTATTCGTCATACGTGAAAAAGAGAGTTGATTGTGCATTGCTTCAGGAATATGCTATGCGGTCTCTACGCGCTTATAGTGACCGTGTGAGTCctgttttgtatatttcattgtGCTCTTtgtattttactatattataa